agttgatttattctcatgctgatctgtttgtggacctgaaagaagaagaaccagttcagtctgagtctgcaggtcagagccagttcacctgtgaagacacagagtggactgatcctgtccaacactcacactctgtggacatcagttcactgaatataaatccatctgtgtgaagctttatacacacacctcacacttctcagggaataataatttctcctgctgtgattgaGCTTCTGGAACATTCCTGTCAGTTATTGATCctattggagactgtgatgtgtgagtgaggatgactgtggtgaagctgaaagattaagattttcagactgactgcaggtggtttagagatcagcagcatgttctcttcactgagcagcgtttcacaatctttaaaaattgtttattgattaaattctgctcaaggagtaaaacggaaaatcaacactaatcaaactgatgacggtattTTACCGTCCGAGTTTCACTCAGAGCGAAGCACCACCTTaacccaggccgctgctgcacctgtgagccaaagcagcaggtgcgctccagacagccacagtctgCGCGCATTGACCTGCAGTTCTGGACTCcaatataactaataaatgtttatgtgggtaaaaactctgaggacttacaggcctttctccacatacccctgataacctgagcacgtgggaggtgaactgagggtttactaacGTGAACGTTAGTAAACGTCTGTCccgctgtcccgcgtgtcatattcagcctttatctttaccacatgaaccacatcacggtccagaatttaaatatgtcaaaccaccaagacttaagaaatatttactacagaaccaggtgagctccaccttaaaacataaccccaggtggcaccagcgcaacatggcaccgtaaactgtgactgttttcggaaccaTGTTGTTGGCGCGCTCGGTGGGGCTcgtctgaaatgttgtgtgtactcacttttcgtagaaagtccagaaagctgtttccaaaccgtctgtccaaggtgagcggtgcgatggagacacgcgcactgaggctatgtgcgcgagcgtgtgcgcgggcgtgagcagaAAATGGCGTCCGTGGCTCACGTGGTGGAAAGGCCTCTGTTGCAGCACCTGAAGAACAGATATTCACAGgttgatacacctggtctgtttccatcagtgtgctcacactgcctccatactcactcagaaactcggtggaagtctgtgttccgcgcacacgcgatCTCCTCgatctcctccaaaccggcgcggtaatggagGACTCGGTGCACTGTGTGGTGGTCACactggtaccgtggtttagctgaactacgagctgaaaccagctccaacacacggttcagcgtccggttttatcaggttacactttgactcaaagtcccgggtcttcacctgatgaacaacagtatttcacagatttgaataaactcacaaccagcgtcttcctgtcctcctgtttCTAGCGCGCTCCCGGCCTGCACCTGGCGTTTTTAactcccacccctctaacaaccaggtgggtcgtcatctctgattggctaatgattggccagtgataattgagccagaccacAATATCACAGGTCATGTGTtacgaaacaaaacacagaaaccaatAGGAGTGTGCGATACTacaaaatttggtatgatccgacaccaagtaaatacagagccagtactgctgatacccataccaatatcaatacttttttactcagtaaagcagcttatctacttttgtgtaaggcggagcaatgcgtcataaAGACGTGAAagcaatatgcaaacttgaatgaaaattgcaaattttaattttcatgatcattgaatgattttgtgatttttcaattttcaattagttgatcatgattatgatcataataaaacacaggacaaagattttaggcaaataaaaaaatactttttaaatcaaaatttaaattttactttttcagttaaagttcagtttttaacagaagagggcaaataaaaaaagtgcaaataactaaacaaaagcaaaaactactattggctgtcattcacaacctttggctaaggtccccttttggtttctgtccccatgtttagagccacagatttataggtttttgttcagaaacaataacatgtttacatttttcccttttattgcacttgctgcaattgcaattgctgaccactaaatctgctactgttactatttttatctatatttgacttttactgcagttattgtgactactgttatcactgctaatcacagtaataatttgtctgatcctacgaatggatctaatgtgcctgcaccatgtcaggacactggaatcctcacaggactttgttttctcttgttttcttgtatgctgatgttttgcctttgggaaattttcAGAGCACCTCATAGGTGCTCCGGTGGGCTCACTATCGGCCGATTCGGGCCTGTCAAACTACTGATATTtgttcaaaaaccaaacatgatattGCCAAGCAAATTTCATCGTCAAAGGCAAGAGACcttaaggaacacagtgatgtatttttttttggtcctagtgtcaaaaatgtggataataTGGCGAGTTTAAAAAagagtattttctgcttttctccaaaaatcctcctCTCGATTTACactggagtcaatggagcagatGAGAGTGATTCATGTCGGTAAAATGCTACAAAGTTGGAGAATATCACTGTTGTAGAGTTAAATTTGTGGCTGTAGCTGTCGTGTGAAGAAAAAATTTCTGAGACTTTTTAAAAGCCTCTACACTCTAAGCGCCCACTCTAGGCTGGAACATTCAGCAATACACACccattttaaactaaaatttTAGGTGTaggaaaaacaagaataacaatAGTGTGCCGTGATACACCCCACACCACTAATTAACATACTTCTCCATATGACCAACAGATGGCGCAACGGACTCTTTCAATGCCTCATTGAAGTGTTAGGCTTCAGACATACTCAGCATATTGGTGATTCAGTTTCAGGTGTGCACAACCAATCTTGGCATACCAGCCTTTTGTACACATCTGTACATCACACAAGAAGATAtaaaagtccaatattcaccGTATAgttcaataaataaacaaataaataaaaacacaatatggCCAAGGAGCATGCATCGGATTAGGAAAGACCCTCTGCCGAGGCTCTCCAGCATCTGCTTGTCCTCCAGTGCGCGCTGGTGCACGGACAAGCACCATTGAGGGAATTTAGctgacacactgcaaaaaatgacCATCTTAACAAAATATTTGATTGCCTATCACTATTTAAGAATTTTATAGTTTTCTAAAAACCCATCTTTAGAAACTGCTAGTGGCAgagatttaaattaaaatcactCAAGAAGTTTCCCTCGATTCTCTGCCATTTTATCAATATATGGACAGGCCATCTTCTTTCTTGTTTAACTTTATTCCTTGAAAGTCGCCTTATTAAACATGGTGTTGTAAACTATTTGATTCCACGCTAAAGAAAGAAGGGTTTCTTTTTAAGGGAAACACTGATTATAATTTTAACACATGACAGGCGCCTAAGATGCTCATTTCTTGCAGTGTTCGCTCCGCCTTCTCGGCTGTCTCCGGCGCTGCGCTTTAAATAGCAGCTGTTTAAAAGCTCCTCACCAGTCTCCTGTCTGCCGTGCAGCGCACAGTCCTTCTCAGCATTGCAGTCCCCCCctcattcacacatttctttaatAATAAGCCCTCGCATCCCGCAATGTCGGCCGCCAGCACCGAGACTAGTGCCCCGCTGCCCACCGCCGGCAGCCGGGTCTTCTTCCAATCTGCGCCCGGGGTTGGCTGCGTGGGGTCCGGCCCCATCACCGGGGACGACCCGGTGCAGAAGAAACAAGGCAAAGTGACAGTCAAGTACGATAGGAAAGAGCTGCGGAAAAGACTCGTCCTGGAGGAGTGGATCATTGAGCAGCTCAGCGAGTTGTATGACTGTGAGGTGAGTGGAGCAGAAACCTTAACTCACACTCGGTTAGTGCGCGCACTTGTCACCGACACCTTTTAAAACCATATGGACATATGTGGGGAAACACTGGTCCTGAACACCCGCTTTGTCAGTTTTGTTGACTGATGACTCAAATATAACCTCATCCATCCAGAGATGATGATtccttctctgtttgactcGCTGTAATTGCATCATCTGGATCAGCCAGAACTGCAACTCATTTTCTCCCATTTGTGATTTTAGATGCTCCAGTACTCCCTCTTTGCAAAGAAAGGCTTAGAATGCACCCACATTTACAATGGACCCGAACATCCTCCACTAAATAGCCTGTGCCCAAACGTTTACCGGTGTCTCTTTGTCCTCCGCAGCACTGACACCTGCTGGGTTATGAGTGAGGGGTGAATAGCGGAAGAGTCTAAGCGACACAAAGCTGTCTGGTTTATTAACGTGGCTTTTTTCTGAAATGATGtattgtctcctctctctccggCTCTGccgggagggagagggaaggggtTGCTGGTTCAACGCGAGCGAGAGAAACCGCACGGTTGCGCCTTTTACGCACCAGTCACCCCAgtcttttaatgaaaatgtgtcCATTTCCCGATTccatttaatttgtttaaactGCTCACCAGTTTCCCTGAGTTTGGTATTCATTACTATATCAGGCAGTCCTCGAGAGCAAAAGACATGTTAAACCGCAAGAGCCCGTGACAGTGCTTCAGTTTTCCTTCTGGTTGCGTTAAGAGAAACAACATTAATCGGGATTAATTCCTCCACCGTTTCTGTGGCAGATTTCTGACCTTTTAAACCCTTTTCACCTTTCGAGGGAGGATCTGTCGCCAGACGATACTGACAGCCCAATTATTTTGCGCTCTCACGTTCACAAGTCGAATTCTTTAACAtttaaagggggggggggcattgcGTGCGTGCGGATCTGTATTTATGCGCTGGGAGAGAGACGGGGGTTCAGAAAgacgtgtgggtgtgtgtgtgccctct
This genomic stretch from Toxotes jaculatrix isolate fToxJac2 chromosome 19, fToxJac2.pri, whole genome shotgun sequence harbors:
- the ppp1r14c gene encoding protein phosphatase 1 regulatory subunit 14C, whose product is MSAASTETSAPLPTAGSRVFFQSAPGVGCVGSGPITGDDPVQKKQGKVTVKYDRKELRKRLVLEEWIIEQLSELYDCEEEEMPEVEIDIDDLLEVNSDDERASKLQESLIDCYKPTEDFVRELLGRIRGMRKLSAPTKKGL